In the genome of Pseudomonas sp. LBUM920, one region contains:
- the mreC gene encoding rod shape-determining protein MreC: protein MLVVLSVALMVVDARFALLKPVRSQMSLVLMQTYWITDLPQRLYQGVASQFGSRTELVAENEKLKTENLLLQGRMQKLAALTEQNVRLRELLNSSALVNEKVEVAELIGMDPNPFTHRIIINKGERDGVVLGQPVLDARGLMGQVVELMPYTSRVLLLTDTTHSIPVQVNRNGLRAIASGTGNPERLELRHVADTADIKEGDLLVSSGLGQRFPAGYPVATVKEVIHDSGQPFAIVRAVPTAALNRSRYLLLVFSDNRTPEERANDAAQAQEAEDKQNGTAPVIPATVPKPAFVGPPAPVATPVAPVATPVKPAAHSARPAKPTATKPPATTPATTAPAAKPPATPATRPAAAAPATTRQREE from the coding sequence GTGCTGGTCGTGCTTTCGGTCGCGCTGATGGTGGTCGATGCCCGCTTTGCACTGCTCAAGCCCGTGCGTAGCCAGATGTCGCTGGTGTTGATGCAGACTTACTGGATCACCGACCTGCCGCAACGGCTTTATCAGGGCGTGGCCAGCCAGTTCGGCAGCCGCACTGAGCTTGTCGCCGAGAACGAAAAACTCAAGACCGAAAACCTGCTCTTGCAGGGGCGCATGCAAAAGCTGGCGGCCCTCACCGAGCAGAACGTTCGGCTGCGCGAGTTGCTTAACTCTTCGGCATTGGTCAACGAGAAGGTCGAAGTGGCCGAGTTGATCGGCATGGACCCCAATCCCTTCACCCATCGCATCATCATCAACAAGGGTGAGCGCGACGGCGTGGTCCTGGGCCAACCGGTGCTCGACGCCCGTGGCCTGATGGGCCAGGTGGTCGAGCTGATGCCCTACACTTCGCGCGTGTTACTGCTGACGGACACCACCCACAGCATTCCGGTGCAGGTCAACCGCAACGGCTTGCGTGCGATTGCCAGCGGTACCGGTAACCCGGAGCGTCTTGAGTTGCGTCATGTGGCCGACACTGCCGACATCAAGGAAGGCGACCTGTTGGTCAGTTCCGGCCTGGGTCAGCGGTTCCCCGCGGGTTACCCGGTAGCGACGGTCAAGGAAGTCATCCACGATTCCGGCCAGCCGTTCGCCATTGTGCGCGCGGTCCCGACGGCTGCCTTGAACCGCAGCCGTTACCTGCTGCTGGTGTTCAGCGACAACCGTACGCCCGAAGAGCGTGCCAACGACGCTGCCCAGGCGCAGGAAGCAGAAGACAAGCAGAACGGCACCGCGCCGGTCATTCCTGCCACGGTGCCAAAACCAGCCTTTGTGGGCCCACCTGCACCTGTCGCGACCCCGGTCGCGCCAGTGGCGACGCCTGTCAAACCTGCGGCCCACAGCGCCCGCCCAGCCAAACCGACTGCGACCAAGCCACCGGCCACGACGCCGGCCACCACAGCGCCAGCGGCTAAACCGCCTGCCACGCCGGCAACCCGACCAGCGGCCGCAGCGCCGGCAACCACGCGGCAGAGGGAGGAATAA
- the mreD gene encoding rod shape-determining protein MreD codes for MAGTHSRNGWIVWLTFAIGLLLSVSPLPQFMEILRPLWLALLLAFWSLTLPHKVGMVTAMCLGLAEDVLYGTLLGQNALILTLITFLVLSLQQRLRMFPMWQQCLVILVIFGLAQLVQLWLSALTGNRQPTLALVLPALVSALLWPWVSFGLRGLRRRYKIN; via the coding sequence ATGGCCGGTACGCATTCGCGCAATGGCTGGATCGTCTGGCTGACTTTCGCCATCGGCTTGCTGCTCAGCGTTTCGCCGTTGCCGCAATTCATGGAAATCCTGCGACCGCTCTGGCTCGCCTTGCTCCTGGCGTTCTGGTCGCTGACCTTGCCGCATAAGGTAGGCATGGTCACAGCGATGTGCCTGGGCTTGGCGGAAGACGTGCTCTATGGCACCTTGCTTGGCCAGAACGCGCTGATCCTGACCCTGATTACTTTCCTGGTGCTGTCATTGCAGCAGCGGTTGCGCATGTTCCCGATGTGGCAGCAGTGCCTGGTGATTCTGGTGATCTTCGGCCTGGCGCAGTTGGTGCAACTGTGGCTCAGCGCATTGACCGGTAACCGCCAGCCGACCCTGGCCCTGGTATTGCCGGCCCTGGTCAGTGCGTTGCTGTGGCCTTGGGTCAGCTTCGGTCTGCGTGGTTTACGTCGCCGCTATAAAATCAATTGA
- a CDS encoding nucleoside triphosphate pyrophosphatase, translating to MNSLYLASGSPRRRELLTQIGVPFTVVSAAIDETPHTNESAVAYVERLAHGKATAGFAALEKTAGACVLGADTAVIVDGQILGKPVDQADALAMLMALSGREHDVLTAIAVTDGERSETRCVSSRVRFRAISVEEATTYWHSGEPQDKAGGYAIQGLGSVFVAGLNGSYSAVVGLPVCETAQLLAQFGIPCWQNLTAR from the coding sequence ATGAATTCGCTTTATCTGGCCTCGGGCTCCCCAAGGCGGCGTGAACTGTTGACGCAGATCGGTGTGCCTTTCACCGTGGTCAGCGCCGCCATTGATGAAACTCCTCATACAAACGAATCCGCCGTTGCCTACGTCGAGCGCCTTGCGCACGGCAAGGCCACGGCGGGTTTTGCTGCGCTTGAAAAGACTGCCGGCGCCTGCGTGCTGGGCGCCGACACGGCCGTGATCGTTGATGGTCAGATCCTTGGCAAACCGGTGGACCAGGCCGACGCCCTGGCGATGTTGATGGCCCTGTCGGGACGCGAGCATGACGTCCTCACCGCCATTGCTGTCACCGATGGCGAGCGCAGCGAAACTCGATGTGTAAGCAGCCGGGTACGTTTTCGCGCTATTTCTGTCGAGGAGGCTACAACCTACTGGCACAGCGGCGAACCTCAGGACAAGGCAGGCGGCTATGCTATCCAGGGGCTGGGATCGGTGTTTGTCGCCGGGCTCAATGGCAGCTATTCCGCCGTGGTAGGCCTGCCCGTGTGCGAAACCGCGCAACTGCTTGCTCAATTCGGCATACCCTGTTGGCAAAACCTTACCGCGCGCTGA
- the rng gene encoding ribonuclease G: MSEEILINITPMESRVAVVENGVLQEVHVERTQKRGIVGNIYKGKVVRVLPGMQAAFVDIGLDRAAFIHASEISLREGPAVESISALVHEGQSLVVQVTKDPIGSKGARLTTQLSIPSRYLVYMPRTAHVGISLKIEDEAERERLKKVVSDCVAAEGIKEAGGFILRTAAEGAGADEILMDIRYLRRLWDQIGAQIKTIGAPSVIYEDLGLALRTLRDLVSPKIEKIRIDSRETFQRTTQFVAELMPEIADRLEHYPGERPIFDLYGVEDEIQKALERKVPLKSGGYLVVDPAEAMTTIDVNTGAFVGHRNLEETIFKTNLEAATAIARQLRLRNLGGIIIIDFIDMEDEEHQRQVLRTLEKQLERDHAKTNIIGITELGLVQMTRKRTRESLEQVLCEPCSSCQGRGKLKTPETVCYEIFREILREARAYQAEGYRVLANQKVVDRLLDEESGNVAELEGFIGRTIRFQVETMYSQEQYDVVLL; encoded by the coding sequence ATGAGTGAAGAGATTCTGATCAATATCACGCCGATGGAATCGCGCGTGGCGGTGGTAGAGAACGGTGTTCTGCAAGAAGTGCACGTCGAGCGCACCCAGAAGCGCGGCATTGTCGGCAATATCTATAAAGGCAAAGTGGTGCGCGTGTTGCCAGGCATGCAGGCGGCATTTGTCGACATTGGCCTGGACCGTGCCGCGTTTATCCATGCATCGGAAATTTCGCTGCGCGAAGGCCCTGCGGTTGAAAGCATCAGCGCGCTGGTACACGAAGGGCAGAGCCTGGTGGTGCAGGTCACCAAGGACCCGATCGGTTCCAAGGGCGCGCGGCTGACTACTCAACTGTCGATTCCTTCGCGTTACCTCGTGTACATGCCGCGCACTGCGCATGTCGGTATTTCTTTGAAAATCGAGGACGAAGCCGAGCGTGAGCGCCTTAAAAAGGTGGTCAGCGATTGTGTGGCTGCCGAGGGCATCAAGGAAGCGGGTGGTTTCATCCTGCGCACGGCCGCAGAAGGCGCCGGCGCCGATGAAATCCTCATGGATATCCGATACCTGCGGCGCCTGTGGGACCAGATCGGCGCACAGATCAAAACCATTGGCGCGCCGAGCGTGATCTATGAAGACCTTGGCCTCGCGCTGCGTACATTGCGCGATTTGGTCAGCCCGAAAATCGAGAAAATTCGCATCGACTCGCGGGAAACCTTCCAGCGCACCACACAATTTGTCGCCGAATTGATGCCGGAAATTGCCGACCGCCTGGAGCATTACCCCGGCGAGCGGCCGATCTTCGATCTTTATGGTGTCGAAGACGAAATCCAGAAAGCCCTGGAGCGCAAAGTACCGCTCAAATCCGGCGGCTACCTGGTCGTGGACCCGGCAGAAGCCATGACCACCATCGACGTCAATACCGGCGCGTTTGTCGGCCACCGCAATCTCGAAGAGACCATCTTCAAGACCAACCTTGAAGCCGCCACCGCGATTGCCCGCCAACTGCGCCTGCGCAACCTGGGCGGCATCATCATCATTGACTTCATCGACATGGAAGACGAAGAGCACCAGCGCCAGGTGCTGCGTACCCTCGAGAAGCAACTGGAGCGCGATCACGCCAAGACCAACATCATCGGCATCACCGAGCTGGGCCTGGTGCAGATGACCCGCAAGCGCACCCGCGAAAGCCTTGAGCAAGTGCTCTGCGAACCCTGCAGCAGCTGCCAGGGGCGCGGCAAGCTGAAGACCCCGGAAACGGTTTGCTACGAGATTTTCCGCGAAATCCTAAGGGAGGCACGCGCCTATCAGGCCGAAGGTTATAGAGTGCTCGCCAACCAGAAAGTCGTCGATCGGTTACTCGATGAAGAGTCTGGTAACGTCGCCGAGCTGGAGGGTTTTATCGGGCGCACGATTCGCTTCCAGGTCGAAACCATGTATTCCCAGGAACAATATGACGTGGTGCTGCTCTGA
- a CDS encoding YhdP family protein has translation MERLIRFFAALTRWGLGLCALVLVLAAVYVSLGRELTPLVAEYRAEIQAKAQAAVDMPVQIGSLEGRWSGFAPVLLAHDVMVGEGSSALRLDQVEVVPDIWASLMAREVRIAHLEVSGLQLSVKEDKDGHWALQGLPVQDDQPLDPEQLLTRMQMVKRVSLLDSQVTLQPFGQTPLTLTYVGLSLHTGATRQRLDARLTLPDGQPLAVNLRTRIRASAWKDGEVQAYLSLPQSDWAKWIPGRLTQQWKVTQFKAGGEFWLTWAKGTVQSAVARLNSPQLKGSYADRKPVHIENLALTAYLQRSESGLNVLFDSLAMNIGDTRWESRLQLQQSLATDKDLEVWKLQADRLDLTPITPLLNALAPLPEGFAKAVEHLKATGMLRNVLVDFRPQDTSDQKVSFAANLERIGFDAYFGAPAARNVSGSISGDLGHGELRMDSKDFSLHLYPIFAKPWQYIQANARLTWKLDKEGFTLIAPYIKVLGEEGKVAADFLIRLHFDHSQEDYMDLRVGMVDGDGRFTPKYLPAVLSPSLDEWLRTAILKGAVDQGFFQYQGSLNHDALPAARNISLFFKVHDAELAFQPGWPHVSKVNGEVFVEESGVRILASKGQLLDTKVKDVYVNIPHAPAGKDSHLLITGGFAGGLGDGLKILQEAPIGTGSTFAGWKGEGDLQGKLDLDIPLVKGTEPKIVVDFQTDKSRLQLAEPTLDLSQLKGDFRFDSTKGLSGQNISAQAFDRPITAQIIADGKPGNISTRITAKGQVTVKRLTDWLKISQPLPVSGDIPYQLQVTLDGADSQLMVSSNMKGVAVDLPAPFGMPASQGRDSVFRMTLQGAERRYWFDYGELASFTFASPPDKFNEGRGELFLGDGDAVLPAAKGLRIRGVLSELDIDPWKKLVDRYAGNDPGGNAKQLLSGADFKVGKLSGFGTQFDQVNLQLDRKPSAWGLQFDSQQAKGAVNLPDAKGAPIAINLQYVKLPAVDPKAQADENAPDPLADVDPKDIPALDISINQLFQGPDLVGAWSLKVRPTAKGLAFNNLDLGLKGMQLNGAGGWEGAPGNSSSWYKGRLDGKNIADVLKGWGFAPTVTSEDFHLDVDGRWPGSPAWVGPKRFSGSLDAAFRKGQFVEVEGGAQALRVFGLLNFNSIGRRLRLDFSDLLGKGLSYDRVKGLLAASNGVFVTREPITMTGPSTNLELNGTLDLVADRVDAKLLVTLPVTNNLPIAALIVGAPAIGGALFLIDKLIGDRVSRFASVQYKVQGPWKDPKITFDKPFEKPN, from the coding sequence ATGGAGCGTCTGATACGCTTTTTTGCCGCTTTGACCCGTTGGGGCCTGGGCTTGTGTGCCTTGGTGCTGGTGTTGGCTGCGGTGTACGTGAGCCTGGGTCGTGAATTGACCCCGCTGGTGGCTGAATACCGCGCCGAAATCCAAGCCAAGGCTCAGGCTGCGGTGGACATGCCCGTGCAAATCGGCAGCCTGGAAGGCCGCTGGAGCGGTTTCGCTCCCGTGTTGCTGGCTCACGACGTGATGGTCGGCGAGGGCAGCAGTGCCTTGCGCCTGGACCAGGTTGAAGTGGTGCCGGATATCTGGGCCAGCCTGATGGCCCGCGAGGTGCGCATAGCCCACCTGGAAGTCAGCGGGCTGCAGTTGAGCGTCAAGGAAGACAAGGACGGCCACTGGGCGCTCCAGGGCCTGCCGGTACAGGACGATCAGCCGTTGGACCCTGAGCAGTTGCTGACGCGCATGCAGATGGTCAAGCGCGTGTCGTTGCTCGATAGCCAGGTCACGCTGCAACCGTTCGGCCAGACGCCGCTGACCCTGACTTACGTGGGCCTCAGCCTGCACACCGGCGCCACTCGCCAGCGCCTCGATGCCCGCCTGACCCTGCCGGATGGCCAGCCACTGGCTGTGAACCTGCGTACACGTATTCGCGCCAGCGCTTGGAAAGACGGTGAGGTCCAGGCTTACCTGAGCCTTCCGCAAAGCGATTGGGCCAAATGGATACCCGGCAGGCTGACCCAGCAATGGAAAGTCACGCAGTTCAAGGCCGGCGGCGAATTCTGGCTGACCTGGGCCAAAGGCACCGTGCAAAGCGCGGTGGCGCGTCTCAACTCACCCCAGCTGAAAGGCAGCTACGCCGACCGCAAGCCGGTCCATATCGAAAACCTTGCCCTCACGGCTTACCTGCAACGCAGTGAGAGCGGCCTCAATGTGCTGTTTGACTCGTTGGCAATGAACATCGGTGACACGCGCTGGGAGTCGCGCCTGCAATTGCAGCAGAGCCTGGCTACCGACAAGGATCTGGAAGTCTGGAAGCTTCAGGCCGACCGCCTTGACCTCACGCCCATTACGCCGCTGCTGAATGCCTTGGCGCCCCTGCCGGAAGGCTTTGCTAAAGCCGTCGAACACCTCAAGGCCACTGGCATGCTGCGCAACGTGCTGGTGGATTTCCGTCCCCAGGACACGAGCGATCAGAAGGTCAGTTTTGCCGCCAACCTCGAGCGCATCGGGTTTGATGCCTACTTCGGCGCGCCGGCTGCGCGCAACGTGTCCGGCAGTATCAGCGGCGACCTGGGCCACGGTGAGTTGCGCATGGACAGCAAGGACTTCTCCTTGCACCTGTACCCGATCTTTGCCAAGCCGTGGCAATACATCCAGGCCAATGCACGCCTGACTTGGAAGCTGGATAAAGAAGGTTTCACCCTGATCGCCCCCTACATCAAGGTGCTCGGCGAAGAAGGCAAGGTTGCGGCAGACTTCCTGATTCGCCTGCATTTCGACCACAGCCAGGAAGACTATATGGACCTGCGGGTCGGCATGGTCGATGGCGATGGCCGTTTTACACCCAAGTATTTGCCGGCGGTATTGAGCCCGTCGCTGGATGAGTGGTTGCGCACAGCGATCCTCAAAGGCGCGGTTGACCAAGGTTTCTTCCAGTACCAAGGTTCGCTGAACCATGACGCACTGCCGGCTGCACGCAATATCAGCCTGTTTTTCAAGGTGCACGATGCCGAACTGGCGTTCCAGCCAGGCTGGCCGCATGTGAGCAAGGTCAATGGTGAAGTGTTTGTCGAGGAGAGCGGCGTACGCATCCTGGCGAGCAAGGGCCAATTGCTCGATACCAAGGTCAAGGACGTCTACGTCAATATTCCTCACGCGCCAGCCGGTAAAGACAGTCATCTGCTGATCACCGGTGGATTCGCGGGTGGTCTGGGGGATGGCTTGAAGATCCTTCAGGAAGCGCCGATCGGCACCGGCTCGACGTTTGCCGGCTGGAAAGGCGAGGGCGACCTGCAAGGCAAGCTGGACCTGGATATTCCGCTGGTCAAAGGCACCGAACCGAAGATTGTGGTGGATTTTCAGACCGACAAGTCCCGCCTGCAATTGGCCGAGCCGACTCTGGACTTGAGCCAGCTCAAGGGCGATTTCCGCTTCGACAGCACCAAGGGGCTGAGTGGCCAGAACATCTCCGCCCAGGCGTTTGATCGTCCGATCACCGCGCAGATCATTGCCGATGGCAAACCAGGCAATATCAGCACGCGCATCACCGCCAAAGGGCAGGTCACGGTTAAGCGCTTGACGGATTGGTTGAAAATTAGCCAACCGCTGCCGGTGTCCGGCGATATCCCCTACCAATTGCAAGTGACACTGGACGGCGCCGACAGCCAACTGATGGTCAGTTCCAACATGAAAGGCGTAGCGGTCGACCTGCCCGCACCGTTCGGCATGCCCGCCAGCCAGGGGCGCGACAGCGTGTTCCGCATGACCTTGCAGGGGGCTGAGCGCCGCTACTGGTTCGATTATGGCGAGCTGGCGAGCTTCACCTTTGCGTCGCCTCCAGACAAATTCAATGAGGGTCGCGGGGAGTTGTTCCTGGGGGACGGCGATGCCGTGCTGCCGGCTGCCAAAGGCTTGCGCATTCGTGGCGTGCTGTCGGAGCTGGATATAGACCCTTGGAAGAAACTGGTCGACCGTTACGCCGGCAATGACCCAGGCGGCAATGCCAAGCAACTGCTCAGCGGTGCTGATTTCAAGGTGGGCAAGTTGAGCGGTTTTGGTACCCAATTTGACCAGGTCAACCTTCAACTCGATCGCAAACCGTCCGCATGGGGGTTGCAGTTCGACAGCCAGCAAGCCAAAGGTGCTGTGAACCTTCCGGATGCCAAGGGCGCGCCTATTGCAATCAACCTGCAGTACGTGAAATTGCCGGCGGTGGATCCGAAAGCACAGGCCGACGAAAACGCGCCGGACCCGTTGGCGGATGTCGACCCCAAGGACATTCCAGCGCTGGATATCTCCATCAATCAACTGTTCCAGGGGCCGGACTTGGTGGGCGCCTGGTCACTGAAAGTACGGCCGACGGCCAAAGGCCTGGCCTTTAACAATCTGGACCTAGGCCTCAAAGGCATGCAGCTCAACGGCGCTGGTGGTTGGGAAGGCGCACCGGGTAACAGCAGCAGTTGGTACAAAGGTCGCCTGGACGGCAAGAACATCGCCGATGTGCTCAAAGGCTGGGGGTTTGCGCCGACGGTAACCAGTGAGGACTTCCATCTGGATGTGGACGGTCGTTGGCCGGGCTCACCGGCTTGGGTCGGTCCCAAGCGCTTCTCCGGTAGCCTGGATGCAGCGTTCCGTAAAGGCCAGTTCGTTGAGGTCGAAGGTGGCGCGCAGGCTCTGCGGGTATTTGGCTTGCTGAACTTCAACTCCATCGGGCGCCGCTTGCGTCTGGACTTCTCGGACTTGCTTGGCAAAGGCTTGAGCTATGACCGGGTCAAAGGCTTGCTCGCGGCCAGCAATGGCGTGTTTGTGACGCGTGAACCCATCACCATGACCGGGCCTTCCACCAACCTGGAGCTCAATGGCACGCTGGACCTGGTAGCCGACCGCGTCGACGCCAAGCTGCTGGTCACGTTGCCGGTGACCAATAACCTGCCGATTGCCGCTTTGATTGTCGGGGCACCGGCCATTGGTGGCGCGTTATTCCTGATCGACAAGTTGATTGGCGATCGTGTTTCGCGCTTCGCCAGCGTGCAGTACAAGGTGCAAGGGCCTTGGAAGGATCCAAAAATCACCTTCGACAAGCCATTTGAAAAACCAAACTGA
- a CDS encoding carbon-nitrogen hydrolase family protein has translation MSFTVIQMVSQSDVLANLAQARRLLEQAAAGGAKLAVLPENFAAMGRRDVADLGRAEALGEGPILPWLKQTARDLTLWIVAGTLPLPPKDQPNAKSNACSLLIDDQGEIVARYDKLHLFDVDVADARGRYRESDDYAFGSNVVVADTPVGRLGLTVCYDLRFPELYSELRAAGAELITAPSAFTAVTGAAHWDVLIRARAIETQCYLLAAAQGGVHPGPRETFGHAAIVDPWGRVLTQQDQGEAVLLAERDSSEQASIRTRMPVVNHRRFFSQGAQRPASER, from the coding sequence ATGTCCTTTACGGTAATTCAAATGGTCAGCCAGAGCGATGTTCTGGCCAACCTGGCCCAGGCCAGGCGCTTGCTGGAGCAAGCGGCGGCGGGCGGCGCGAAGCTGGCGGTACTGCCGGAAAACTTCGCCGCCATGGGCCGCCGTGACGTAGCCGATCTCGGCCGCGCCGAAGCTTTGGGCGAAGGCCCGATCCTGCCGTGGTTGAAACAGACCGCTCGCGACCTCACCTTATGGATAGTGGCCGGTACTTTGCCGTTGCCGCCCAAGGACCAACCCAACGCCAAGTCCAACGCTTGCTCGCTGCTGATCGATGATCAGGGCGAAATCGTTGCCCGTTACGACAAGCTGCACTTGTTCGATGTGGATGTAGCAGATGCGCGGGGTCGTTATCGCGAATCTGACGACTATGCTTTCGGGAGCAATGTAGTGGTAGCGGACACGCCGGTGGGGCGATTGGGCCTGACGGTGTGCTACGACCTGAGGTTCCCCGAGCTGTACAGCGAATTGCGTGCGGCGGGAGCTGAATTGATTACCGCGCCCTCGGCCTTTACCGCGGTGACGGGCGCTGCACATTGGGATGTGCTGATTCGGGCGCGAGCCATTGAAACCCAGTGCTACTTGCTGGCAGCTGCTCAGGGCGGCGTACACCCAGGCCCACGGGAAACCTTTGGCCACGCAGCGATTGTCGACCCTTGGGGGCGCGTGCTGACACAACAGGATCAAGGCGAAGCGGTGTTGTTGGCCGAACGCGATAGCAGTGAACAAGCGTCGATTCGGACGCGCATGCCGGTGGTCAACCATCGGCGCTTTTTCTCGCAGGGCGCGCAGCGACCTGCTTCGGAACGATGA
- the tldD gene encoding metalloprotease TldD, translating to MSELLSSVSEHLLAPGGVTIESLQTVLGDLAGPGIDAADLYFQGQISESWALEDGIVKEGSFNLDQGVGVRAQSGEKTGFAYSNAITLEALGLAARAARSISRAGQNGTVQAFSTQDVAQLYAPDNPLEVISRAEKVDLLKRIDAATRALDPRIQQVTVSMAGVWERILVASTDGGLAADVRPLVRFNVSVIVEQNGRRERGGHGGGGRTDYRYFLSDDRAMGYAREALRQALVNLEAIPAPAGTLPVVLGSGWSGVLLHEAVGHGLEGDFNRKGSSAYSGRMGEMVASKLCTIVDDGTLAGRRGSLSVDDEGTPTECTTLIENGVLKGYMQDKLNARLMGVARTGNGRRESYAHLPMPRMTNTYMLGGESDPAEIIASVKRGIYCANLGGGQVDITSGKFVFSTSEAYLIEDGKITAPVKGATLIGNGPEAMSKVSMVGNDLSLDSGVGTCGKDGQSVPVGVGQPTLKIDAITVGGTGS from the coding sequence ATGAGCGAGTTGTTGTCCTCAGTCAGTGAACACCTCCTGGCACCCGGTGGCGTGACCATCGAAAGCTTGCAAACCGTGCTCGGCGACCTGGCCGGGCCAGGCATCGACGCGGCGGACCTGTATTTCCAGGGGCAGATTTCCGAGTCATGGGCCCTCGAAGACGGCATCGTCAAAGAAGGCAGTTTCAACCTTGACCAGGGCGTGGGCGTGCGTGCGCAATCCGGTGAAAAGACCGGGTTTGCCTACAGTAATGCCATCACTCTTGAAGCACTGGGTCTGGCGGCACGCGCAGCGCGCTCGATTTCCCGCGCGGGCCAGAACGGCACGGTGCAGGCGTTCAGTACTCAGGACGTGGCGCAGTTGTACGCGCCGGATAACCCTCTGGAAGTGATCAGTCGTGCGGAAAAGGTCGATTTACTCAAGCGTATCGACGCCGCCACCCGTGCCCTCGACCCGCGCATACAGCAAGTGACCGTGAGCATGGCTGGTGTGTGGGAACGCATTCTGGTGGCGTCCACCGATGGTGGGCTGGCGGCGGATGTACGGCCGCTGGTACGGTTTAATGTCAGTGTGATCGTCGAGCAGAATGGTCGTCGCGAGCGCGGTGGACATGGCGGCGGCGGGCGTACCGACTACCGGTATTTCCTTTCCGATGACCGCGCCATGGGCTACGCCCGCGAGGCGCTGCGCCAGGCGCTGGTTAACCTGGAAGCCATTCCTGCACCGGCCGGTACCTTGCCGGTGGTATTGGGCTCGGGTTGGTCCGGGGTTTTGCTGCACGAAGCGGTGGGCCACGGCCTGGAGGGTGACTTCAACCGCAAGGGCAGTTCGGCCTACAGTGGGCGCATGGGCGAGATGGTCGCGTCCAAGCTGTGCACTATCGTCGACGACGGCACCTTGGCGGGTCGCCGTGGTTCGTTGAGCGTTGACGACGAAGGCACGCCGACCGAGTGCACCACGCTGATTGAAAACGGTGTGCTCAAGGGCTACATGCAGGACAAACTCAATGCGCGCCTGATGGGCGTGGCGCGCACCGGTAACGGTCGTCGCGAGTCCTACGCGCACTTGCCGATGCCACGTATGACCAACACCTACATGCTCGGTGGCGAAAGCGATCCGGCGGAAATCATCGCCTCGGTCAAACGCGGGATCTACTGCGCCAACCTCGGCGGCGGCCAGGTGGATATCACCAGCGGCAAGTTTGTGTTCTCCACCAGCGAGGCGTACCTGATCGAAGACGGCAAGATTACCGCGCCGGTCAAAGGGGCGACGTTGATTGGTAACGGGCCGGAAGCCATGAGCAAGGTGTCGATGGTCGGTAACGACCTGTCGCTGGACAGCGGCGTGGGCACGTGCGGCAAGGATGGGCAGTCGGTGCCGGTCGGCGTTGGCCAGCCAACGTTGAAGATTGATGCGATCACCGTGGGTGGCACGGGGTCGTAA
- the yjgA gene encoding ribosome biogenesis factor YjgA — MVDSYDDSLDGEKSKTQVKRELHALVDLGERLTTLKPDLVAKLPLTDEMRRALADAPKHTANIARKRHIMFIGKLMRDQDTDAILTLLDQLDASTRQYNERFHNLERWRDRLISGDDAVLEKFVVDYPDADRQQLRSLIRQAQHELAQNKAPATSRKIFKYIRELDETQRGLR, encoded by the coding sequence ATGGTTGATTCTTACGACGACTCCCTCGATGGGGAGAAAAGCAAAACCCAGGTCAAACGCGAGCTGCATGCTCTGGTTGACCTTGGCGAGCGCCTTACAACGCTCAAGCCGGATTTGGTTGCAAAACTGCCACTGACCGACGAAATGCGCCGGGCCCTGGCGGATGCGCCGAAGCACACCGCGAATATCGCGCGTAAACGGCACATCATGTTTATCGGCAAATTGATGCGCGATCAGGACACTGACGCCATTTTGACTTTGCTCGATCAACTCGATGCCTCCACTCGCCAGTACAACGAACGCTTCCATAACCTGGAACGTTGGCGTGACCGCCTGATTTCGGGCGATGACGCTGTACTGGAGAAATTCGTGGTGGACTACCCGGACGCGGACCGCCAGCAACTGCGCTCCCTGATCCGTCAGGCCCAGCACGAACTGGCGCAAAACAAGGCTCCGGCCACCAGCCGTAAAATTTTCAAGTACATCCGTGAGCTGGACGAGACTCAACGCGGCCTGCGCTGA